The following nucleotide sequence is from Vibrio sp. SCSIO 43136.
GTGCCGTCCAAATTTTTTCAAGGACGTCCGGTGGTTCAATATTATTCAACTGCACTGGACCGATGCCCGTACTTTCCCTGTAAGTTTTTACACCGGAGTAGTTACGCTCATCCGAAGTATGTTTCCTTAGTTCACCTGACGCTTGTGATAGAGCCTCATCATACGAACGCTTCAACCCTGTGGTATATGCTGATACTTGCTCATTGAGTTCAGGAAAATTTTCCTGAATCTCATCAGAATCAACCAAGCTGTGTAGATAATTAATTAGATTATCAAAAGCACCTAATTGCTCACCATTTATATCATCAAACGTATCACCACTCCTACCCCCGTAGAATTTAATTAGAGACTGAGCAGTTGCTTTTTCCATTCTCTCGTAAACTGGTTCGATATTTAGGCAGTAGTTTTCAAATGCCTTCTCTGGCTTTGTAATATCAAGCGTTGCATCACCAGTAAATTTAAACTGAGGCGTAAGAACGAGTTTGAGATACATTGCCTCTAGATCATCTAGCACACCCAAGTACAAAGAGCCATTTTCTCCAGTTCTTTTGATTTCCTTGAGGTTTTCATCTGAATATAAGATCTGAAATTTTTGTTTAAGCTCATCTTTAAAACTCATTTCTGGGTTTTTAACTAACAAATCCAATATGTTGTGATCAAGATACGCCGTCGGCTTTCCTTGATATTTTGGAATTGAATTTTCCATCCGACACCCTCCTGATGTATAACGCCTGCTTAAGCGGCTGCCAATGCAAGACACCCAAACAGACCACCGTAATCACTAAAGCCAAACCGAACCAAAAATGCCATAGGTTGGCAGTCCGACTTCAAGCACTTGTTATGTGTGTCCTTCGAGCTTCCATTTTGCATTCGAGAATTTAATTGACCAATAACCTGCATTTTCCGGAAGTATGCCAATTTCACCAGATAATAAACCGTCCTCGATCGTATAAGTAAAGTCAGTTATTTCCAAGTTGCTTAAGGTACTACTAGTGATTTCTCCACCCATAGATAAAGATAGGCTTTCGTAGTCAAACAGTTGGAGTTCTACTTTTTGATACTCCTGATGTTCATTGTCATACGGAACTACAATCAACCTAACACCAAACTGGCCAATTGAAATAACCTCTAAAGACAAATCATGCCACTCGAATTGATTTAATATGATTGACTCCTTGACATACATAACGCTGAGTTAAGCTGCGCACCAACACCCAACTTACAAAGCACACTTAACTTCAAACCAAAAATGCCGTAGGTCCGTGCGTCAGCTTGAACGACTTGTTAGTTTGCCAGACCACCCAAAGCTAATGGCTAGATGCCAAAGTGCTGATTTAAAATGCAATACTTAAACTGTGCGCTGATGTAAACGGACAGCTGACCAACTAGAACACACCGCACAAACGCACTTGGCAATGAAGCGACAATCGCAGAGTTTTGCGACCAAACACTGTGACAAAATGGCAAAGGATACTTTCACCGCTGCCAACAACAGCACCCTTGAAACTCCCCTTTGTACGGCACAGTTTCAACTACAAAGAAACAGCACCTACGAACACCAAATCTGGGAAAGTTGCAGTAAACAGTGAATGAACCAAAATCACTTAGTTCAAAGTGCCACCGGAAAGAACGTGGCTTGGTGAAAACGAACAGGTGAACACCAGAAATACTGAACTAAGCTCTTATTTGGATTGGCTTTTTCTAACCGCAAACTAACGCCTGCTTAAGCGGCTGCCAATGCACTGCACCCAAAAAGACCACCGTAATCACATTAGCCAAACCGAACCCAAAATGCCATAGGTTGGCAGTCCGACTTCAAGCACTTGTTAGTTTGCAAGCCCACCCTAAGCTAATGGCTGAGTGCCAAGGTGCTGATTTAACTTACAATACTTAAACCGTACGCTGATGTAAACGGACAGCTGACCAACTCGAACACACCGCACAAACGCACTTGGCAAAGAAGAGACAATCGCAGAATTTCACGAGCAAACACTGTGACAAAATGGCAAAGGATACTTTCACTGTAGCCAACAACAGCACCAGTAAAGCCCCAGGGCGAGATCATGAACGTTTTTTGAGCTAAATAGGATCGATTTGACGATCTGATCTAGCTGTGATCATATACTCCCTTTTGAGGGTATTTTCATGAGCATCGACGCTTTCTCTGAGCATTTTGGCCACCTAACAGATCCACGTCAATCAGCTAAAATTAGCTACCCATTATTCGATGTTTTGTTTTTGGTAGTGTGTGCCGTTATTGCAGGTTGTGAAGGATGGGAAGATATTGAAGACTTTGGTGAAGTTCACCTTGATTGGCTTCAAGAAAAAGGCTTCTTCCCAGATGGTCTGCCTACACATGACACTATTGCACGTATCGTTTCACGCCTTGAACCAACTGAGTTTCAAACAAGTTTTGCTAGCTGGATGCAGGCTATATCTCAACGCTCAAAAGGTGAGTTGATAGCTATCGATGGTAAAGTTTTGAGAGGCTCATACGATCGTGAAAGCCGCCAGTCTACAATCCATATGGTTAGCGCTTTTGCAACCGCTAATGGTGTCGTCGTAGGACAACGAAAAACCGATGCTAAATCAAATGAAATCACAGCGATACCAGAGTTACTTCAGCTACTAGATATTAAAGGTTGCCTCGTTTCGATTGATGCCATCGGTTGTCAAACAAACATTGCTGCCACCATTACCGATGAAGGTGGAGATTATCTCCTTGCAGTGAAAGGAAATCAGGAGTCACTGTTTAAAGCAGTGCAACATGCGCTTAAAGAGAAAAGAATTGCAAAAAGCGAACCTCAAAATGTCACGATTGAAAAAGGGCATGGTCGAGTAGAAGCCCGTGAATACCATGTCTTACCCGCAGGCGAGCTAGCCAAACAGTTTCCCGAATGGAAAGGACTAAAATCCATTGGTTTTGCACTAAGTTGCCGTGTTGATAATAAAGGAAAAAGTTCTTTCGAATATCGTTACTATATCAGTTCAGCAGAACTCACAAATACAGAGTTTGCAGCAGCGGTTCGTGGCCACTGGGGTATAGAAAACAGTTTGCATTGGGTGCTTGATGCCACGATGAATGAAGACAGTTGCCAAATTTACCGAAACAATGCCGCTGAAGTCATGGCTTGCATACGCCATATCGCACTAAATATGTTACGTTCTGAAAATACCAAGAAAGCAAGTGTGCGTCGTAAACAAAAGATAGCGGCGATGAGCAATGATTATTTAGACAAAGTATTGCTCGCTGGTCTTGATGCATCGAACAATAATTAGGCACTCATGCTCTCGCCCTGAGTAAAGCCCCTACTCTACCGACACTGTTTCAGCGAAAAAGAAGCAGCGCCTCCGAACACCAAACGAATGAAAGCTACAGTAAACGACGAGCGAACCACAAACACCTAAATCAAAGTGCCACCGGAAAGAACGGGGCTTGGTGAGAACGAACAGGTGAACACCCAAAACACTGAACTAAGCTCTTATTTGGATTAGCTTTTTCTAACCGCAAACTAACGCCTTGCTAAGATGCGGCTAACTGCCACGAAACCTAAGCAAAGCCACCGTAATCACTAAACCCAACCGAACCAAAAATGCCAAAGGTTAGCCGTCATTCTTGAGCAATTTGTTATGTTGCGAGACAGTACGATGAACCTAAAGGCTGGGTGGCAAGGTGTTGATTTGGAATACATTACTAGACCCTGCCACCGAAGTAAAACGGACAGCTGCCCAAGTTGAACTAGGCCGATAAACGCACTTGGCAATGAAGCGACACTTGAGGATGCTCCCACACCAACTGCGCTCACATGGCAAAGGATACTTTCACTGAAGCTGACCATAGCGAACACGGAAATTGCGGTTTGCAGACGGATATCCCACCACAAAGAAACAGCGTGCTTGAAAACCAAGAATTACGCAGAATGGAAGGTGAAAAGCACTGACGAAGAACTCAGTATCCTTGCGCCGAGACAAGCTAGAAAACATGAACTAAAACAGCCACATAACGCCTGCTTAACTTGCTGCCAACTGCACCACACTCAAACAGACCACCGTAATCACTAAAGCCAAACCGAACCAAAAATGCCATAGGTTGGCAGTCAGGTTGAAGCACTTGTTATAGGTTTTTTGCCAACCATATTTGGTGAGATTTTTGCGGTGAAATAACACCCGATAACACTAACCCTTTAAGGCAGCCAAATCTTGAATGCCCTTCAACCAAATGGTAATTAGAACCAGTTATCAGCATGATTGGTGGACGAAGCCATGTTCGATTACATTGCCAATTTTGGACTGTTGCCTTATTGTGACCAATTAGGCTCCAATCGTTTTCCGACGCTACCCTTTGTGATTTTAAAGCGCATGTGTCAGACCAGCCTTTAAAATCAGTGAATATCGAAGCTTCAGCAATCTCACTGTAACTGAGGTCAACAAGAGTCCATTCTAAGTTTGATATATTGATATCAGCATACTGCTCTTGAAAACCATAATTTCTGCCATGATCCGCGTAAAACTGCTCTATAACATCTAGTGGAGTGTTAGGCAGTTTAGCAACTAAATCATCGACTAAGATATTACCTGCATCATCCTGACTCAAATGCATCAAATCACTAAATTTCATAGAACTCCTGAGTTAAATTCTGGGGGAACGTATAACGCCTGCTTAAGCGGCTGCCAATGCGCAACACTCAAACAGACCACCGTAATCACATAAGCCAAACCGAACCAAAAATGCCATAGGTTGGCAGTCCACTTGAAGCATTTGTTAGTTTGCCATCCACCCTAAGCTAATGGCCGGGTGCCAAGGTGCTGATTTAAAATACAATACTTAAACCTAGTACCGATGTAAACGGACAGCTGACCAACTTAAACACACCGCACAAACGCACGTGGCAAAGAAGAGACAATCGCAGAATTTCACGACCAAACACTGTGACAAAATGGCAAAGGACACTTTCACTGCTGCCAACAACAGCACCCATGAAACTCCCCTTTTATGACACTGTTTCAACAACAAAGAAAAAGCACTTACGAACACCAAAACTGGGAAAATCGCAGTAAACTGTGAACGAACAAAAATCACTTAAATCAAAGTGCCACCGGAAAGAACATGGCTTGGTGAATACGAACAGGTGAACACCCGGGAAAATGAACTAAGCTCTTATTTGGATTAGCTTTTTTCAACCGCAAACTAACGCCTGCTTAAGCGGCTGCCAATGCACAACACTCAAACAGACCACCGTAATCACCAAACCCAATTTGAACCAAAAATGCCATAGGTTGGCAGTCCACTTGAAGCATTTGTTAGTTTGCCATCCACCCTAAGCTAATGACCGCGTGCCAAGGTGCTGATTTGAAATACAATACTTAAACGGTGCGCTGATGTAAACGGACAGCTGACCAACTCGAACACACCGTACAAACGCACGTGGCAAAGAAGAGACAATCGCAGAATTTCACGAGCAAACACTGTGACAAAATGGCAAAGAATACTTCCACTGTTGCCAACAACAGCACCAGTAAAGCCCCTACTCTACCGACAGTGTTTCTGCGAAAAAGAAGCAGCGCCTCCGCTCACCAAACGAATGAAAGCTACAGTAAACGACGAGCGAACCACAAACACCTAAATCAAAGTGCCACCGGAAAGAACATGGCTTGGTGAATACGAACAGGTGAACACCCGAAAAAATGAACTAAGCTCTTATTTGGATTGGCTTTTTCCAACCGCAAACTAACGCCTGCTTAAGCGGCTGCCAATGCACCACACCCAAACAGACCACCGTAATCACCAAACTCAAACCGAACCAAAAATGCCACAGGTTGGCAGTCCGTCTTTAAGCATTTGTTATGTGGCGAGACAGTACGATGAACCTAAAGGCTTGGTGGCAAGGTGTTGATTTGGAATACATTACTAGACCCTACCACTGAAGTAAATCGGACAGCTGCCCAAATTGAACTAGGCCGATAAACGCACTTGGCAATGAAGCGGTATTTGAGGATGTTCCCGTACCAACTGCGCTAACATGACAAAGGATACTTTCACTGAAGCTGACCAAAGCGAGCACGGAAATTTCGGTTTGCAGACGGACATCCCACCACAAAGAAACAGCGTGCTTGAAAGCCAAGAATCATGAGGACTGAAAGGTGAAAAGCACTGACATAGAACTCAGTACCCCTGCGCTGAACCAAGCTAGAAAACATGAACTAAAACAGCCACATAACGCCTGCTTAAGCGGCTGCCAACACCACTGCGCCCAAACAAACCACCGTAATCACTGCACCCACTTCAAACCAAAAATGCCACAGGTTGGCAGTCCGTCTTTAAGCACTTGTTATGTAACTAGCTCAAATATAGGTTTGACATAGAATTACATCTTAAATTTGTTATACTACTAGTTGAATTTATAATTTGAGTATTGATATGTTAAATAAACTCAACCTACTAAAAACCCTTATTATTTGTTTACTATGTACTAATAACTTCGCAAATGCATCAGATGACATGGATCTGATAAGCTGCAACAATGTTGAGCTCCTATTACAGAGTGACACCACTATAAACCGCAAGATCTTAGAATCAAGCATGCGCCAATCTTACGCAAGAGCTGATGACTGGTTTATTGGAAAGTTTGGGAATGACTACCTTAATTCGATGAGTGATGTCTATGCAGAGAAAAACAATGGTATTGGCTTTTCAGATATGGCAGGGCAAATGCTCTTTCAAAACATCATTAAGGACTCTGTTGACATGTGCAGAGAATTAGTCGCTTCCGATGAGATTCCTAATGAAAAGCTATGGATTATCATGTCGATTTATATGACTAATATGTATGAAAATGCTCTAGAACAGTAAGCTATGATTAGAAGCATGGATGCTTACATAACGCCTTGCTAAGTTGCAGCTAACCGCCACGATACTCAAGCAAAGCCACCGTAATCACTAAACTCAACCCAAACCAAAAGTGCCACAGGTTAGCTGTCAGCTTGAGCAAATTGTTATAAATAGACCTGCGGCAAACTCCGAGACCAAAGCGCTTACGAAAATCACTATTGATGATCGGGGCCTCGACAAGCTGAGCGGCTGCCCGTTGAACTCCCAACGATGTGGTGCCACCACAAACTGCGTTGCCAGTGAAGACTTTGAGCAAGCCACTCACCGAAGTCACGAGCAGCTGGTTGCCACTGCACATTCTCACGTTGGGCACTGGCCGAGAATGGCTAATTAGCCCTGCCCCAAATTCAAATGGCGACAACACCAACGAACGGCCAGCATTGAAGCGAGTTTGTAGCCGAAAAAGACACTGGCCACATAGCGAATACTAAACCCTCACCCCAAAAATTACCGGACCAAAATCAGCAGCTTTATAACGCCTGCTTAAGCGGCTGCCAATGCACAATACCTAAACAGACCACCGTAATCACTAAAGCCAAACCGAACCAAAAATGCCATAGGTTGGCAGTCCGACTTCAAGCACTTGTTATGTTGCGAGACAGTGCGATGAACCTAGTGGCTTGGTGGCAAGGTGTTGATTTGGAATACATTACTGGACCCTACCACTGAAGTAAAACGGACAGCTGCCCAAGTTAAACTGACTCGATTAACGCACTTGGCAATGAAGCAACATTTGAAGATGTTCCCTTACCAGTTGCACTCACATGACAAAGGGTACTTTCACCAAAGCTGACCACGGCAAGCTCGGCAATTTGAGTTTGCAGATGGACATGCCACTACAAAGAAACAGCGTGCTTGAATACATAGAATCATGATAACTGAAAAGTGAAAAACGCTGACGAAGAGCTCAGTACCATTTCGCCGAACCAAGCTAGGAAACATGAACTAAAACAGCCACATAACGCCTGCTTAAGTGGCTGCCAAAGCACCACACCCAAACAGGCCACCATAATCACCTAACTATAACTGAACCCAAAATGCCGAAGGTTGGCAGTCCAGCTTCAAGCATTTGTTATGTACGTTGTTAAACTAGAGCTAGTTTAGGTTTTGCAAAATCAATATAGCACGATTTTGAATTGTATGAACTAGTAGGAGTATCCCCTAGCCCTCTCATACAGTGAAAGTACAAAACCAGGGATAACAAATGCTAAACCAGGAGCAACAAATAGTAATGATAGCGCCCAATGCCACTCCCACACATTCATTGCTCCAAAAAAAGACCCGATCGTTATCGGAAGAGTAAACCTAAAGAAAAAACAACCAAATAATGCCACTGCTGCCCATCCAGCCCCCAAATGATAGTCAATACCAAGATACCCAGCATACACTTGAGCAATACCGAATATGGTGAATAACAGAAAACCGACTATAGCCACAATTACCTCATATGAAAGATTACTTAAATACAGCGAAAGTTCGCATATAAGCCACACATCTAGTGAAAGCAATACCATTTTACCAAAGGTACGCCATCAAACATATAGGTAGTAGTACATAACGCCTTGCTAAGTTGCAGCTAACTGCACGATACCCAAGCAAAGCCACCGTAAACACTAAACTCAACCAGAACCAAAAGTGCCACGGGTTAGCTGTCAGCTTGAGCAAATTGTTATGTGCATCAACACACGACTTAATCTTGAATGTCTCCGCTTAACTCAACAACACCTCCAAGGTGATTAACAAAGGAGAGACGAATCGACTTTCCTTTTCGATAAGCCATGCAAGGACTATTTACATCAATATTTAGGTCACCAAACTCCACCCTTGTTACATTAGATAACGCAATCGTCAGCTCATCATTATTCAAGAGTCCAATAATTTTCACACGGGATGTAATGTGGAATTTGGTAATTGACGCTACAACAAATGGATTGTATTCACCGCTTTTAAATTTCCCAATACGTGTTCCACTCGGTTCGGTTTGAGAAATAGTTTTAACCGGTAAATTTCGATTATCCGTACAAGGGTGTTTTTCCCAAGGTTTACCGAGTGAATCAAAAAATACTCTACCGCCGTATGGCGATTGATAGAAGAAAACTGAAGCCCCACAAACAGGGCAGTATGCGCTCGGATTGACATAACTGGGAAAACACTTGGTTTGTTCGGCTAAATTCCCGAAGCTTCTTTCCACAGAGTAGTCTTGGTTTGTATAACTCGTGCTCTTACAGCACCAACCACAAGTACAATCTGGATAATGATTATGTCCACCCATACAGCTCAGCCTACATCGAATTACATTGTTTATCGTAATACCATTGTACAGTAATTGCCAAAGCCTATGGAATAGCATAGTGAGGGGAATAAGCGCATAACGCCTTGCTAAGATGCGGCTAACTGCCACGAAACCTAAACAAAGCCACCGTAATCACTAAACCCAACCGAACCAAAAATGCCAAAGGTTAGCCGTCATTCTTGAGCAATTTGTTAGGTAACGAACTCAAAGGGAGCACCTCATTTCAATTACATTTCCACAAGTGCCTGACTCAAGAAAATCTGCGCGCTTATAGAGACTTACAGCAGGATTGTCGGGAAATACCCTAAGAGCAACTTCAGCTGAATTGTGCTGTTTTGCGTGCTTCTTAACTAATGTAAGGCAAGTAGTCCCTATACCCATTCCTTGAGCACTTTTGATTAGCTGAAAGTCTCTAAGATAAGTGGTCGTGTCTGCGTAACTAAAGCGAATGACACCCACTCGTTCTCCGTTCGCATAAACCTCAAAATTATCAAAGTTTTTCCAACTATCAGCGAACATTTCCCTATCCCACGAAATGTCATAACACTGATAATACTCTGCCATATTTGCTTTCGTTAGACTTTCAGCGAACTTCCAATCTAACGCTGGCTTGAGAAAAACTTCCATATTCACTCCTAGTTACCTAACGCCTGCAATAAGGTGCCCCACGACAAACCTACAAAGCGCACCGAACTTCATACCAAAAATGCCGAGTGTAACGAGTCACCTTAATTGCCTTGTTATGTTTGATTCCATGTATTACGAGACAGACTATAGTAAACATGGTCCATAATACGACCGTTCAAATTTTCGGAATTAGTTATGATGCCTTCTTTTTCGAAACCCAGGCGTTCACATACACCTCTACTTGGCATATTGCCAACACTAACCGGTATTTCAACTTTATCCATGTTAAGTTCAGTAAAAGCGATACCAATTAATTGCTTACATGCCCTAGTCATTATCCCCTTGCCTTGAAAGGCTTTCGATAGCCAGTAGCCTATTTCTACTTTCTTTAAGTCATAGTCAATGTAGTTAAAACTAATGCAACCAACTGGTGCTGATTTATAAAGAATAAAGCAAACCAAACCTTTACCTTCAGCATATTTATGGAGCGAGTCACAAACAAATCGCTGATAATCTTCTATCTTTTTGGTATGAGGAGGCCACGCCATCCACTCCGATAAATATTCATTTTCGTCACGAATAATTTGAAAAACTTCGTGGGCTCTTTGGGAATTTACTAACTCTAAAGCTACTTCATTATCTACTTGCCATTTAAACAACTGAACACCTTCCTTGTAATATTGCTTCTATGATTGATTGAAAAACATAACGCCCTGTTAAGGGGTGAGCAACGCAATACCGATGCCGCCGCATACCACCTGAAACACTAAAACCAACGCATAGTGAAAATGCCACGCGTTGCGAATCCCTCTTGAACAGTTTGTTAACTGGCAGCCTCAAAGTGGATAAAAAACATGACAAGATCCACGTCATTCGCTTTTGACAACGTATAGTCTTCACCTACGATATTGGAAACAGCAGACTTCCAGAAACTTAGTGCCCCTGAGTTTTCCAAAAGAATT
It contains:
- a CDS encoding ISAs1 family transposase, yielding MSIDAFSEHFGHLTDPRQSAKISYPLFDVLFLVVCAVIAGCEGWEDIEDFGEVHLDWLQEKGFFPDGLPTHDTIARIVSRLEPTEFQTSFASWMQAISQRSKGELIAIDGKVLRGSYDRESRQSTIHMVSAFATANGVVVGQRKTDAKSNEITAIPELLQLLDIKGCLVSIDAIGCQTNIAATITDEGGDYLLAVKGNQESLFKAVQHALKEKRIAKSEPQNVTIEKGHGRVEAREYHVLPAGELAKQFPEWKGLKSIGFALSCRVDNKGKSSFEYRYYISSAELTNTEFAAAVRGHWGIENSLHWVLDATMNEDSCQIYRNNAAEVMACIRHIALNMLRSENTKKASVRRKQKIAAMSNDYLDKVLLAGLDASNNN
- a CDS encoding GNAT family N-acetyltransferase; translated protein: MEVFLKPALDWKFAESLTKANMAEYYQCYDISWDREMFADSWKNFDNFEVYANGERVGVIRFSYADTTTYLRDFQLIKSAQGMGIGTTCLTLVKKHAKQHNSAEVALRVFPDNPAVSLYKRADFLESGTCGNVIEMRCSL
- a CDS encoding GNAT family protein — translated: MFKWQVDNEVALELVNSQRAHEVFQIIRDENEYLSEWMAWPPHTKKIEDYQRFVCDSLHKYAEGKGLVCFILYKSAPVGCISFNYIDYDLKKVEIGYWLSKAFQGKGIMTRACKQLIGIAFTELNMDKVEIPVSVGNMPSRGVCERLGFEKEGIITNSENLNGRIMDHVYYSLSRNTWNQT